The following coding sequences lie in one Homalodisca vitripennis isolate AUS2020 chromosome X, UT_GWSS_2.1, whole genome shotgun sequence genomic window:
- the LOC124368863 gene encoding zinc finger protein 62 homolog, whose translation MASALVQMTAFSPCSQLSDMIMIGMEASLESFPGSRDEGNKRSHSDGDEDQDRSHVKKRRKQSKPIRITANDSLPDSKGVIGSGSQGMGDMDFSETGEHFLTEGLVEVNANSLAKAEEYEDRDQKNQELNNIFYDNQDKRTQGDKTYDSSLPLNLSNIKHPFMDSLVVSEVGDSHTAPNKHVPIDANIQFQSTTHEGTKNSVAQENSYLSQSPSLLLPLFKQNQIQNQISQITSQMRIFNPEAFCDLCNKEFCNKYFLKTHKANKHGIYSESPSGPTLLDPMPSLPFTNYFSTNSDTYESPPSYQTINISKSLFFQSSYSISRTAPKKNQALQQQQQQQQQQQQQQQQSNVYSSLKSNSSGNMRALCNICQREFCNKYFVRRHKLKIHGIVDPVSKEGSNADTQESNSLNNNTSQEKVDMPTTEAEAYSGYTKQFIPSNFNMDMKEVSHNMELSLEKPKEKPEKEPEQDIQLPQISHITPTSIETSPLIHVSQNEDNNKENALSSVRLKKFGVVNADAFCDICCKEYCNKYFLRTHKLKSHGILPVDEKKDETVNGTGNNMSWYQMQTTPLNLIVNEASVSKDASEKLGFEVEGEECVCNVCGRYFQSQFLLKMHQAYTHPNKFLPNEALALTKQNTKPFDITKGKDFGDIDLSQKQPIENYLPVVKSEYPKEFEESENKAVVNTESLQKLQTLISRLNSSNNSESSTCDVCDKDVGHVSLLENHILKEHAVLLEEMGNITEEENSSSQSSLLSPTHSFKKECPHCQKTFSKQFLLEQHMNEVHGESDAPIDPETLKGFSESKEINDSLKTSPIPFATQSSEDRQGLQTPTSSFCEICKKELCNKYFMKTHMQRMHGISIENGAQIGGVVCDICNKELCSKYFLRVHKQNSHGIVDELFLPQLGLDFVRNQSPNPDPALKPTDQTDLTHRYFTHFNEVCTICNRRFRSVKWLKAHLWNDHGEEGKEKLKEAFLSQNIESKIIPFDEVSKDSGKHIEFSTCGSSNQINNIPKPNESNQNGKDMSDSSSLVDKNMLNNTTMFSMLMNGKDSETKHYQCSYCSFTTTILAFLFIHERSHMNTRSLPSEADHPVQCSVCFQNLDSKEQLDKHMKLHKMTSSSQQYSLNNSTQEISKVPVKKVDSKKDFIITKEKALHQDQEAYESLHFSSHYGSRSKPNLSVSQSDPTTESSVQCTKCGFSTNNIQVYLDHINREHPFLQMDQELPSYLHQVEKALSTIACNTGIPATFAVPRTQDHVMMQPFVIEESENNGDTNNSFDPTKPGKTFLSSLVFLPVKEKLKKSVTASFKLTPT comes from the coding sequence ATGGCGTCAGCGCTCGTCCAGATGACTGCATTCAGTCCATGTTCACAACTGAGCGACATGATCATGATAGGTATGGAAGCCAGCTTGGAATCCTTCCCGGGCTCTAGGGATGAAGGAAACAAACGTTCTCATTCGGACGGCGATGAAGACCAAGATAGAAGTCATGTGAAGAAAAGGAGGAAGCAGTCTAAACCTATTCGAATCACAGCTAATGATTCATTGCCTGATAGTAAAGGTGTTATAGGGTCTGGAAGTCAAGGCATGGGTGACATGGATTTTTCTGAAACCGGAGAACACTTTCTGACCGAAGGTCTAGTCGAGGTGAATGCGAATTCTTTGGCCAAGGCAGAAGAATACGAAGATCGTGACCAGAAAAATCaagaattaaataacattttttatgacaatcaGGATAAAAGGACTCAGGGTGATAAGACATATGACTCTTCACTTCCACTTAATTTATCGAACATAAAGCACCCGTTCATGGACTCTCTGGTTGTTAGTGAAGTCGGTGACAGTCACACTGCACCTAATAAACATGTTCCTATTGATGCTAATATTCAATTTCAATCTACTACTCACGAAGGTACTAAAAACTCAGTCGCACAAGAAAACTCTTATTTGTCGCAGTCTCCTTCTCTTCTGCTGCCTTTGTTTAAGCAAAACCAAATCCAAAACCAAATTTCTCAAATTACGTCACAGATGAGAATTTTTAATCCGGAGGCTTTCTGTGATTTGTGTAACAAGGAATTCTGTAATAAATACTTCCTGAAAACTCATAAAGCCAACAAACACGGGATTTATTCAGAGAGCCCGAGTGGCCCAACCCTTCTAGACCCGATGCCCAGTCTACCcttcacaaattatttttcaaccaATAGTGATACGTACGAAAGTCCTCCTTCATAccaaacaattaatatttcaaaaagcttattttttcAATCCAGTTATTCAATCAGCCGAACAGCTCCTAAAAAGAACCAAGCtcttcaacaacaacaacaacaacaacagcagcagcagcagcaacaGCAACAATCCAACGTTTATTCTTCTTTGAAATCCAATTCAAGTGGGAATATGAGAGCGCTTTGCAACATCTGTCAAAGAGAGTTTTGTAACAAATACTTTGTAAGAAGACATAAATTAAAGATACACGGCATTGTTGATCCTGTTTCAAAAGAAGGTTCCAATGCAGATACACAAGAAAGCAACAGTTTAAATAACAATACCTCACAAGAGAAAGTCGATATGCCTACGACGGAAGCAGAAGCTTATAGTGGGTACACAAAACAGTTTATTCcttcaaattttaatatggaTATGAAAGAAGTGTCACATAACATGGAACTCAGCTTGGAGAAACCAAAAGAGAAACCAGAAAAAGAACCAGAACAAGACATTCAGCTACCCCAGATATCACATATAACTCCAACCTCCATTGAGACCAGCCCTCTTATTCACGTTTCACAAAATGAagacaataataaagaaaacgcTCTTTCTTCAGTGCGGCTTAAGAAATTTGGTGTCGTTAACGCTGATGCGTTTTGTGACATTTGTTGCAAggaatattgcaataaatatttcttgagaACTCACAAACTCAAAAGCCACGGAATACTTCCAGTGGACGAAAAGAAAGATGAAACTGTTAATGGAACTGGCAATAACATGTCTTGGTATCAGATGCAAACAACTCCACTCAATCTCATCGTTAATGAGGCTTCAGTTAGTAAAGATGCCTCCGAAAAGCTCGGTTTCGAAGTGGAAGGAGAAGAATGCGTTTGTAATGTATGTGGCCGATACTTCCAAAGCCAGTTTTTACTGAAAATGCACCAAGCTTATACTCATCCAAATAAGTTTTTACCTAATGAGGCCCTCGCTTTAACCAAACAAAACACCAAACCATTCGATATTACTAAAGGAAAAGATTTTGGCGACATCGATCTTTCACAAAAACAACCGATTGAAAATTATTTACCAGTTGTCAAATCAGAGTATCCTAAAGAGTTCGAGGAGAGTGAAAATAAAGCTGTCGTAAATACCGAAAgtctacaaaaattacaaacattaatatcACGATTGAACAGTTCGAATAACAGTGAAAGTTCTACATGTGATGTTTGTGATAAAGACGTCGGCCATGTGTCACTTCTGGAAAACCACATACTAAAGGAGCATGCAGTATTGTTGGAGGAAATGGGAAATATAACTGAAGAAGAAAATTCTAGTTCTCAAAGTTCCTTATTGTCACCAACACACTCTTTCAAGAAAGAATGCCCTCACTGCCAGAAAACATTTTCGAAACAATTTTTACTAGAACAACACATGAATGAAGTTCATGGCGAGTCAGATGCTCCTATTGATCCTGAAACCTTGAAAGGATTTTCAGAGTCTAAAGAAATTAATGACTCATTAAAAACATCACCTATCCCATTCGCTACGCAATCTTCTGAAGACAGACAAGGTTTACAAACACCAACCAGCAGTTTCTGTGAAATTTGCAAAAAAGAACTGtgcaataaatatttcatgaaaactCACATGCAGAGAATGCACGGAATCTCGATTGAAAATGGTGCACAGATAGGCGGTGTCGTTTGTGACATTTGCAACAAAGAACTttgcagtaaatattttttaagggtCCATAAACAGAACTCTCATGGCATTGTGGATGAACTATTTCTCCCTCAACTTGGCTTGGATTTTGTCAGAAATCAGTCTCCGAATCCGGACCCAGCATTAAAACCGACAGATCAAACCGATCTAACACACAGATACTTCACTCATTTTAATGAAGTTTGCACTATCTGTAATCGAAGGTTTAGGAGTGTTAAGTGGTTAAAAGCACATCTTTGGAATGACCACGGTgaagaagggaaagaaaaacttaaagaagCTTTCCTTTCTCAAAATATAGAATCTAAAATTATTCCATTTGATGAGGTCTCAAAAGATTCTGGAAAACACATCGAGTTTTCAACATGTGGTAGTTCTAACCAAATCAATAATATTCCTAAACCAAATGAAAGTAATCAGAATGGAAAAGATATGTCTGACAGTTCAAGCTTAGTCGACAAAAACATGTTAAACAATACTACCATGTTTTCTATGTTAATGAATGGCAAAGACTCTGAGACAAAACATTACCAATGTTCCTACTGTTCGTTTACGACTACAATATTAgcatttttgtttatacatgaGCGATCTCATATGAACACCAGGAGCCTACCATCTGAAGCAGACCATCCAGTTCAGTGTTCCGTTTGTTTCCAAAATCTGGACTCCAAAGAGCAGTTAGATAAACACATGAAGTTACATAAGATGACGTCGTCTTCTCAGCAGTACTCTTTGAATAATTCGACCCAGGAAATTTCAAAAGTACCTGTGAAAAAGGTTGACTCAAAAAAGGATTTTATTATCACGAAGGAAAAAGCGCTACATCAAGATCAAGAAGCGTATGAAAGTTTGCATTTTTCTTCTCATTACGGCAGCAGATCGAAGCCTAATTTATCAGTCAGCCAATCTGATCCGACCACCGAATCATCTGTGCAATGTACAAAATGTGGATTCAGTACTAACAACATCCAAGTATACTTGGACCACATAAATAGGGAGCACCCATTCCTTCAGATGGATCAAGAACTACCATCGTATCTTCACCAAGTGGAAAAGGCACTGTCCACAATAGCGTGCAACACGGGCATCCCTGCGACCTTCGCAGTCCCTCGGACGCAAGATCACGTCATGATGCAGCCCTTCGTTATAGAAGAATCAGAGAATAATGGTGACACGAACAATTCATTTGATCCTACTAAACCAGGTAAAACGTTCCTATCTTCTCTTGTATTTCTGCCTGTAaaggaaaaattgaaaaagtctgtgacagcatcattCAAACTCACGCCCACGTGA